Proteins encoded by one window of Streptomyces clavuligerus:
- a CDS encoding exodeoxyribonuclease III: MRIATWNVNSVTARLPRLLAWLESSGTDVLCIQETKCAEEQFPAEELREIGYESAIHADGRWNGVALVSRVGLDEVVKGLPGGPAYDGAQEPRAISATCGPVRLWSVYVPNGREVTHDHYAYKLEWLAALKEAVAADAAGPRPFAVLGDYNIAPADEDVWDRAAFEGSTHVTEPERAALAALRETGLSDVVPRPLKYDHPFTYWDYRQLCFPKNRGMRIDLVYGNGPFAGAVKDSYVDREERKGKGASDHAPVVVDLDV; this comes from the coding sequence ATGCGTATCGCCACCTGGAACGTCAACTCGGTCACCGCCCGGCTGCCCCGGCTGCTCGCCTGGCTGGAGAGCAGCGGCACGGATGTCCTGTGCATACAGGAGACCAAGTGCGCCGAGGAGCAGTTCCCCGCCGAGGAGCTGCGGGAGATCGGCTACGAGTCCGCCATCCACGCCGACGGCCGGTGGAACGGGGTGGCGCTGGTCTCCCGGGTGGGTCTGGACGAGGTGGTCAAGGGCCTGCCCGGCGGCCCCGCGTACGACGGGGCGCAGGAGCCGCGGGCGATCTCCGCGACCTGCGGCCCGGTGCGGCTGTGGTCGGTCTATGTGCCCAACGGCCGGGAGGTCACCCATGACCACTACGCCTACAAGCTGGAGTGGCTGGCCGCGCTGAAGGAGGCCGTGGCCGCCGACGCGGCGGGCCCCCGCCCCTTCGCCGTGCTCGGCGACTACAACATCGCCCCGGCCGACGAGGACGTCTGGGACCGCGCCGCCTTCGAGGGCAGCACCCATGTCACGGAGCCGGAGCGGGCGGCGCTGGCGGCCCTGCGGGAGACCGGGCTCAGCGATGTGGTGCCCCGCCCGCTCAAGTACGACCACCCCTTCACCTACTGGGACTACCGCCAGCTCTGCTTCCCCAAGAACCGCGGCATGCGCATCGATCTCGTCTACGGCAACGGCCCGTTCGCGGGCGCCGTCAAGGACAGCTATGTCGACCGGGAGGAGCGCAAGGGCAAGGGGGCGTCCGACCACGCCCCCGTCGTGGTCGACCTGGACGTCTGA
- a CDS encoding MBL fold metallo-hydrolase, producing the protein MRLTKKTHSCVRLEKDGATLVIDPGAFGEPDAAAGADAVLITHEHPDHFDEGRVRAALAAGAEVWTLGSVAGAISAAFPGRVRTVGHGDTFTAAGFEVQVHGELHAVIHPDLPRITNVGFLVDGSVFHPGDALTVPGAPVDVLMLPVHAPWNKISEVIDYVREVRPRRAVDIHDALLTELARPIYDTHIGNLGGAEHTRLAPGERLDL; encoded by the coding sequence ATGAGGCTCACCAAGAAGACCCACTCCTGTGTCCGGCTGGAGAAGGACGGGGCGACCCTCGTCATCGACCCCGGGGCGTTCGGTGAGCCGGACGCCGCGGCCGGGGCGGACGCCGTCCTGATCACGCACGAGCACCCCGACCACTTCGACGAGGGACGGGTGCGCGCGGCCCTCGCGGCCGGGGCCGAGGTGTGGACCCTCGGGAGTGTCGCCGGGGCGATCTCGGCGGCCTTCCCGGGACGGGTGCGGACCGTGGGCCACGGGGACACGTTCACCGCCGCCGGGTTCGAGGTCCAGGTCCACGGCGAGCTGCACGCGGTGATCCACCCGGATCTGCCCCGGATCACCAATGTCGGCTTCCTGGTGGACGGCTCGGTCTTCCACCCCGGGGACGCCCTCACCGTGCCCGGGGCCCCCGTCGATGTGCTGATGCTCCCCGTCCACGCCCCCTGGAACAAGATCTCCGAAGTGATCGACTACGTCCGCGAGGTGCGGCCCCGGCGGGCCGTCGACATCCACGACGCCCTGCTGACGGAGCTCGCCCGGCCGATCTACGACACCCACATCGGCAATCTCGGCGGCGCGGAGCACACCCGGCTCGCCCCCGGGGAGCGCCTGGATCTGTGA
- a CDS encoding alpha/beta fold hydrolase, giving the protein MERVSETQTPPTETPTPPTTLQYRIDGPDDAPVLVLGPSLGTTWHMWDRQIAELAREWRVIRFDLPGHGGAPARPASSVGELSDRLLATLDELGIQRFGYAGCSIAGAMGIDLALRRPQRVASLALVAASPRFGTADEFRRRGVVVRSNGLDPMARTAPESWFTRTFAAAQPAIVEWAVTMVRTTDPGCYIAACEALAAFDARSELGRIGVPTLVLVGSEDQVTGPAEARTLVAGIPDARLALVPGASHLAPVEQPAAVTDLLVGHFAGVAQDTLTTIPAPPVPPVSAPVTPVAELAPADRQPKAEGRADTHEPGMKIRREVLGDAHVDAATAGADGFTADFQDLLTRWAWGEIWSREGLDRRTRSAITLTALIAGGHREQLAVHVRAALRNGLTPDEIREILLHTAVYCGLPAADAAFAVAAEVIREETAPSA; this is encoded by the coding sequence GTGGAGCGGGTGAGTGAGACGCAGACGCCCCCCACCGAGACGCCGACGCCCCCCACGACGCTCCAGTACCGGATCGACGGCCCCGACGACGCGCCGGTACTCGTCCTCGGCCCCTCCCTCGGCACCACCTGGCACATGTGGGACCGGCAGATCGCCGAGCTGGCCCGGGAGTGGCGGGTCATCCGCTTCGACCTGCCAGGACACGGCGGCGCCCCCGCCCGCCCCGCCTCATCCGTCGGTGAACTCTCCGACCGGCTGCTGGCCACCCTCGACGAGCTGGGCATCCAGCGCTTCGGCTACGCGGGCTGCTCGATAGCGGGCGCCATGGGCATCGACCTCGCGCTGCGCCGTCCACAGCGCGTCGCCTCGCTGGCCCTGGTCGCCGCGTCGCCCCGGTTCGGCACCGCCGACGAGTTCCGCCGCCGCGGGGTGGTCGTCCGGAGCAACGGCCTCGACCCGATGGCCCGCACCGCCCCCGAGAGCTGGTTCACCCGGACCTTCGCCGCCGCCCAGCCCGCGATCGTGGAGTGGGCGGTGACGATGGTGCGCACCACCGACCCCGGCTGCTACATCGCCGCCTGCGAGGCGCTCGCCGCGTTCGACGCCCGGTCCGAACTCGGCCGGATCGGGGTCCCCACCCTGGTCCTGGTGGGCTCGGAGGACCAGGTCACCGGCCCCGCCGAGGCCCGTACCCTGGTCGCCGGGATACCGGACGCCCGGCTCGCGCTGGTGCCCGGGGCCTCCCATCTCGCGCCGGTCGAGCAGCCCGCCGCCGTCACCGATCTGCTGGTCGGCCATTTCGCCGGAGTCGCCCAGGACACCCTGACCACGATCCCGGCGCCGCCCGTGCCGCCCGTCTCCGCGCCCGTCACCCCCGTCGCCGAGCTGGCCCCCGCGGACCGGCAGCCGAAGGCCGAGGGGCGCGCCGACACCCATGAGCCGGGGATGAAGATCCGCCGGGAGGTGCTGGGCGACGCCCATGTCGACGCGGCCACCGCCGGAGCCGACGGCTTCACGGCCGACTTCCAGGACCTCCTCACCCGCTGGGCCTGGGGCGAGATCTGGTCCCGGGAGGGCCTGGACCGGCGCACCCGCAGCGCGATCACCCTCACCGCCCTGATCGCGGGCGGCCACCGGGAACAGCTCGCCGTCCATGTCCGGGCCGCGCTGCGCAACGGGCTCACCCCCGACGAGATCCGCGAGATCCTGCTGCACACCGCCGTGTACTGCGGCCTCCCCGCCGCGGACGCCGCCTTCGCGGTGGCGGCCGAGGTCATCCGGGAGGAGACCGCGCCCAGCGCGTAG
- a CDS encoding ROK family glucokinase encodes MSGYRDFTHRTAARGTVLRTSGTRERRSHLTAPRVPTVGIDIGGTKVMAGVVDADGVILEKVRTETPDKSKSPKVVEDTICELVLDLSDRHDVHAVGIGAAGWVDADRSKVLFAPHLAWRNEPLRDALSARLAVPVLVDNDANTAAWAEWRFGAGRGEDHLVMITLGTGIGGAILEDGRVKRGKFGVAGEFGHMQVVPGGHRCPCGNRGCWEQYSSGNALVREARELAAADSPVAHTLIDRVGGSVPDITGPLITELAREGDPMCVELFQDIGQWLGIGIANLAAALDPSCFVIGGGVSAADDLLIGPARDAFRRHLTGRGYRPEAKITRAELGPEAGMVGAADLARLVARRFRRANRRRVERHERYERYAQALRNSTSVRPPQES; translated from the coding sequence GTGAGCGGCTACCGCGACTTCACCCACCGCACCGCCGCGCGCGGCACCGTCCTGCGGACCTCCGGCACCCGTGAGCGGCGCTCCCACCTCACCGCGCCCCGGGTCCCCACGGTGGGCATCGACATCGGCGGCACCAAGGTGATGGCGGGCGTCGTCGACGCCGACGGGGTCATCCTGGAGAAGGTCCGCACCGAGACCCCCGACAAGTCCAAGAGCCCCAAGGTGGTCGAGGACACCATCTGTGAGCTGGTGCTCGACCTGTCCGACCGGCACGATGTGCACGCCGTCGGCATCGGCGCGGCCGGCTGGGTCGACGCCGACCGCTCGAAGGTGCTCTTCGCCCCCCATCTGGCCTGGCGCAACGAGCCCCTGCGGGACGCGCTCTCCGCCCGGCTCGCCGTCCCGGTCCTCGTCGACAACGACGCCAACACCGCCGCCTGGGCGGAGTGGCGCTTCGGCGCGGGCCGGGGCGAGGACCATCTGGTGATGATCACGCTGGGGACCGGCATCGGCGGCGCCATCCTGGAGGACGGCCGGGTCAAGCGGGGCAAGTTCGGCGTGGCCGGGGAGTTCGGCCATATGCAGGTCGTCCCCGGCGGCCATCGCTGCCCCTGCGGCAACCGGGGCTGCTGGGAGCAGTACAGCTCCGGCAACGCCCTGGTCCGTGAGGCGCGGGAGCTGGCCGCCGCGGACTCGCCGGTCGCCCACACCCTCATCGACCGCGTCGGCGGCAGTGTCCCGGACATCACCGGACCGCTGATCACCGAGCTGGCCCGCGAGGGCGACCCGATGTGCGTGGAGCTGTTCCAGGACATCGGACAGTGGCTCGGTATCGGCATCGCCAACCTCGCCGCCGCGCTCGACCCCTCCTGCTTCGTCATCGGCGGCGGGGTCAGCGCCGCCGACGACCTTCTGATCGGGCCCGCGCGGGACGCCTTCCGCCGCCATCTCACCGGCCGCGGCTACCGCCCCGAGGCGAAGATCACCCGTGCCGAGCTGGGCCCGGAGGCGGGCATGGTCGGCGCCGCCGACCTCGCCCGGCTGGTCGCCCGCCGCTTCCGCCGCGCCAACCGCCGCCGGGTCGAGCGCCATGAGCGGTACGAGCGGTACGCGCAGGCCCTGCGCAACTCGACGTCGGTCCGTCCGCCCCAGGAGTCGTAG
- a CDS encoding ATP-binding cassette domain-containing protein, whose protein sequence is MTTGTALVELDDVSKYYGNIRALEGVSLVVHAGEITCVLGDNGAGKSTLIKIIAGLHRHDAGTFSIEGEETRLASPREALDRGIATVYQDLAVVPLMPVWRNFFLGSEPVKGKGPFKRLDVQTMRETTRTALLRMGIDLRDVDQPIGTLSGGERQCVAIARAVHFGAKVLVLDEPTAALGVKQSGVVLKYVAAARDAGLGVVLITHNPHHAYLVGDRFVLLKRGSMTASHAKDAVSLDELTRQMAGGSELDDLRHELERATPPTAGE, encoded by the coding sequence ATGACGACGGGTACCGCTCTGGTCGAGCTGGACGACGTCAGCAAGTACTACGGGAACATCCGGGCCCTGGAGGGGGTCTCGCTGGTCGTCCACGCCGGGGAGATCACCTGTGTCCTCGGGGACAACGGCGCGGGCAAGTCCACCCTGATCAAGATCATCGCGGGGCTGCACCGGCACGACGCGGGCACCTTCTCCATCGAGGGGGAGGAGACCCGGCTCGCCAGCCCCCGGGAGGCCCTGGACCGGGGTATCGCCACCGTCTACCAGGACCTCGCGGTCGTTCCGCTGATGCCGGTGTGGCGGAACTTCTTCCTCGGCTCCGAGCCGGTGAAGGGCAAGGGCCCCTTCAAGCGCCTCGATGTGCAGACGATGCGCGAGACCACCCGCACGGCGCTGCTGCGCATGGGCATCGACCTGCGCGACGTCGACCAGCCGATCGGCACGCTCTCCGGCGGTGAGCGCCAGTGCGTGGCCATCGCCCGCGCCGTCCACTTCGGCGCCAAGGTGCTCGTCCTCGACGAGCCCACCGCGGCGCTCGGCGTCAAGCAGTCCGGCGTGGTGCTGAAGTACGTCGCCGCCGCCCGGGACGCGGGTCTCGGGGTGGTGCTGATCACCCACAACCCGCACCACGCCTACCTCGTCGGCGACCGCTTCGTCCTGCTCAAGCGGGGCAGCATGACCGCGAGCCACGCCAAGGACGCGGTCTCCCTCGACGAGCTGACCCGCCAGATGGCGGGCGGCAGCGAGCTGGACGATCTCCGCCACGAGCTGGAGCGGGCCACCCCGCCGACGGCCGGGGAGTAG
- a CDS encoding ABC transporter permease, producing MTAGAPPAGTGQAPAADERLLHTSFLRKLLGRPELGSVVGAAAVFLFFALVADSFLQASSFSTVLYASSTIGIMAVPVALLMIGGEFDLSAGVLVTSSALVSSMVSYQMTANVWVGVLVSLLVTLAIGVFNGVLLTRTELPSFIITLGTFLMLTGLNLGFTKLISGTVSTKSTADMEGFSSAKALFASEFTLGEVTVKVTILWWIGLVALATWILLRTRFGNWIYAVGGGADAARAVGVPVARTKILLYTGVAFAAWISGQHLLFSFDVVQSGEGVGNELIYIIAAVIGGCLITGGYGSAIGSAVGAFIFGMTSKGIVYAEWNPDWFKFFLGAMLLLATLLNAWVRKRAEATTR from the coding sequence ATGACCGCCGGCGCACCACCGGCCGGGACCGGCCAGGCCCCGGCCGCCGACGAACGGCTGCTGCACACCTCGTTCCTCCGCAAGCTGCTGGGCCGGCCCGAGCTGGGGTCCGTGGTCGGCGCCGCCGCCGTCTTCCTCTTCTTCGCCCTCGTCGCGGACTCCTTCCTCCAGGCGAGCAGCTTCTCCACGGTGCTCTACGCGTCCTCCACCATCGGGATCATGGCGGTGCCCGTCGCCCTGCTGATGATCGGCGGCGAGTTCGACCTCTCGGCGGGGGTCCTGGTCACCAGCTCCGCCCTGGTCTCCTCGATGGTCAGCTACCAGATGACGGCGAACGTCTGGGTCGGCGTCCTGGTCTCGCTGCTGGTCACCCTGGCGATCGGCGTCTTCAACGGCGTTCTGCTCACCCGGACCGAGCTGCCGAGCTTCATCATCACGCTCGGCACCTTCCTGATGCTGACCGGTCTCAACCTCGGCTTCACCAAGCTGATCAGCGGCACGGTCTCCACCAAGTCCACCGCCGACATGGAGGGCTTCTCCTCGGCGAAGGCGCTCTTCGCCTCCGAGTTCACCCTCGGCGAGGTCACCGTCAAGGTCACCATCCTGTGGTGGATCGGCCTGGTCGCGCTCGCCACCTGGATTCTGCTGCGGACCCGCTTCGGCAACTGGATCTACGCCGTCGGCGGCGGGGCGGACGCCGCGCGCGCGGTCGGTGTCCCGGTCGCCCGCACCAAGATCCTCCTCTATACGGGCGTGGCGTTCGCCGCCTGGATCTCCGGGCAGCACCTGCTCTTCTCCTTCGACGTGGTCCAGTCCGGCGAGGGCGTCGGCAATGAGCTGATCTACATCATCGCGGCCGTCATCGGCGGCTGTCTGATCACCGGCGGCTACGGCTCCGCGATCGGCTCGGCGGTGGGCGCGTTCATCTTCGGCATGACGAGCAAGGGCATCGTCTACGCGGAGTGGAACCCGGACTGGTTCAAGTTCTTCCTCGGCGCGATGCTGCTGCTGGCCACCCTGCTGAACGCATGGGTCCGAAAGAGGGCGGAGGCGACGACACGATGA
- a CDS encoding sugar ABC transporter substrate-binding protein yields MARARTGVRALGAVLAAVLVASLAGCSSTGGKRAEDARKAQAAAGKAAVSTPRWTFSMVTHSGDGDTFWDIVQRGAEEAAAKDNINFLYSKSDEGQQQAQLVQTAIDKKVDGLIVTLAKPDAMKDVVKKAVAAGIPVITVNSGSEESKAFGALTHIGQNETVAGEAVGDELNQRDRKKAVCVLHEQGNVGHEQRCAGVKKTFDGEVENLYVEGTNMPDVQASIEAKLQTDRSIDAVVTLGAPFADTAVKAKRSAGSKAEVVTFDLNAKVAAAVKDGTLGFAVDQQPYLQGYEAVDLLWLYRYNADVLGGGLPVLTGPQIITQADAGALEDYTKRGTR; encoded by the coding sequence GTGGCAAGGGCAAGGACAGGGGTACGCGCACTCGGCGCGGTGCTGGCGGCGGTGCTCGTAGCCTCCCTGGCGGGATGCAGCAGTACGGGCGGCAAGCGCGCCGAGGACGCCCGCAAGGCCCAGGCCGCGGCCGGGAAGGCGGCCGTCTCCACCCCCCGCTGGACCTTCTCGATGGTCACCCACTCGGGCGACGGCGACACCTTCTGGGACATCGTCCAGCGCGGCGCCGAGGAGGCCGCCGCCAAGGACAACATCAACTTCCTCTACTCCAAGAGCGACGAGGGACAGCAGCAGGCCCAGCTCGTCCAGACCGCGATCGACAAGAAGGTCGACGGCCTGATCGTCACCCTCGCCAAGCCCGACGCGATGAAGGACGTCGTCAAGAAGGCCGTGGCCGCCGGTATCCCCGTGATCACGGTGAACTCCGGCTCCGAGGAGTCCAAGGCGTTCGGCGCGCTCACCCACATCGGCCAGAACGAGACCGTCGCGGGCGAGGCCGTCGGCGACGAGCTGAACCAGCGCGACCGGAAGAAGGCCGTCTGCGTCCTGCACGAGCAGGGCAATGTCGGCCATGAGCAGCGCTGCGCCGGAGTGAAGAAGACCTTCGACGGCGAGGTGGAGAACCTGTATGTCGAGGGCACCAACATGCCCGACGTCCAGGCGTCCATCGAGGCCAAGCTCCAGACGGACCGCTCCATCGACGCCGTCGTCACCCTCGGCGCCCCCTTCGCCGACACCGCCGTCAAGGCCAAGCGGTCCGCGGGCAGCAAGGCCGAGGTCGTGACCTTCGACCTCAACGCCAAGGTCGCCGCCGCCGTCAAGGACGGCACCCTGGGCTTCGCCGTCGACCAGCAGCCCTATCTCCAGGGGTACGAGGCCGTCGACCTGCTCTGGCTCTACCGCTACAACGCCGATGTCCTCGGCGGCGGTCTGCCCGTGCTGACCGGTCCGCAGATCATCACCCAGGCGGACGCCGGGGCCCTGGAGGACTACACCAAGCGGGGGACCCGATGA
- a CDS encoding GntR family transcriptional regulator gives MPKQPRPASEPSLPLQLVVDRTSPVPLYYQLSQQLESAIERGVLTPGSLLGNEIELAGRLGLSRPTVRQAIQSLVDKGLLVRRRGVGTQVVHSQVRRPLELSSLYDDLEAAGQRPATVVLRNTTAAADVAVAAALGVAEGSEVLLVERLRYAHGEPMALLTNHLPTGLFDCDSEALEATGLYRLMRAAGVTLHSARQSVGARAAAPEEAGRLGEEPGAPLLTMERTTFDDTGRAVEYGSHLYRASRYSFEFQLLVRS, from the coding sequence GTGCCCAAGCAGCCCAGACCCGCATCGGAACCGTCCCTGCCCCTTCAGCTCGTCGTGGACCGCACCAGTCCGGTCCCGCTGTACTACCAGCTCTCCCAGCAGCTGGAGTCCGCCATCGAGCGCGGGGTGCTGACCCCCGGCAGCCTGCTCGGCAACGAGATCGAGCTGGCCGGACGGCTCGGTCTGTCCCGGCCGACCGTGCGCCAGGCCATCCAGTCCCTCGTGGACAAGGGCCTCCTGGTGCGCCGTCGCGGTGTGGGCACCCAGGTGGTGCACAGCCAGGTCCGCCGCCCGCTGGAGCTGAGCAGCCTCTACGACGACCTGGAGGCGGCGGGGCAGCGGCCCGCCACCGTGGTGCTGCGCAACACCACCGCCGCCGCGGACGTCGCGGTCGCCGCCGCCCTCGGGGTCGCCGAGGGCAGCGAGGTCCTGCTGGTCGAGCGGCTGCGGTACGCCCATGGCGAGCCGATGGCCCTGCTGACGAACCACCTGCCCACCGGGCTCTTCGACTGCGACAGCGAAGCCCTGGAGGCGACCGGGCTCTACCGGCTGATGCGGGCCGCCGGGGTCACCCTGCACAGCGCCCGGCAGTCGGTCGGCGCGCGGGCCGCCGCCCCCGAGGAGGCCGGACGCCTCGGCGAGGAGCCGGGCGCGCCGCTGCTCACCATGGAGCGCACCACCTTCGACGACACCGGACGGGCGGTGGAGTACGGCTCCCATCTCTACCGGGCCTCCCGCTACTCCTTCGAGTTCCAGTTGCTCGTCCGGTCCTGA
- a CDS encoding Gfo/Idh/MocA family protein: MRIGVIGTGRIGAFHTAALSRRREIGSLVVTDAEPARAAEIAARTGATAVAGTDELFASGPDAVVIASATASHAGLIARAAGAGLPAFCEKPIAVDLPGTLAALRAVESAGTVLQIGFMRRFDAGYTAARRALRSGRLGRLHTVRAISSDPAPPPAGYLPLSGGLYRDCLVHDFDILRWVTGREVVEVYATGSDAAGAMFREAGDVDTAAVALTLDDGTLATATATRCNGAGYDVRMELAGDLDQIAVGLDGRTPITSAEPRGPGAPDKPWPGFLERFAPAYEAELAAFVRVARGEAENPCDGREALAALRIAEACERSRRERRPVRIEEIPVDTEPSG; encoded by the coding sequence ATGCGCATCGGAGTCATCGGGACGGGACGTATCGGGGCCTTCCACACGGCGGCGCTCAGCCGTCGGCGGGAGATCGGCTCACTGGTCGTGACGGACGCGGAACCGGCCCGGGCGGCGGAGATCGCCGCGCGCACGGGGGCCACCGCGGTCGCCGGTACGGACGAGCTGTTCGCCTCCGGCCCGGACGCGGTGGTGATCGCCTCGGCGACCGCGTCCCACGCCGGGCTGATCGCCCGCGCCGCCGGGGCCGGGCTCCCCGCCTTCTGCGAGAAGCCGATCGCCGTGGACCTGCCGGGCACCCTGGCCGCGCTGCGCGCGGTGGAGTCGGCGGGCACCGTGCTCCAGATCGGTTTCATGCGCCGCTTCGACGCGGGCTACACGGCCGCCCGCCGGGCGCTGCGCTCGGGACGGCTCGGACGGCTCCACACCGTACGGGCGATCTCCTCGGACCCCGCGCCGCCGCCCGCCGGGTATCTGCCGCTCTCCGGCGGTCTGTACCGGGACTGTCTGGTGCACGACTTCGACATACTGCGCTGGGTCACCGGGCGGGAGGTCGTGGAGGTGTACGCGACGGGCTCGGACGCGGCTGGGGCGATGTTCCGGGAGGCCGGTGACGTCGACACGGCGGCGGTGGCGCTCACCCTGGACGACGGCACCCTGGCGACGGCGACCGCGACCCGGTGCAACGGCGCGGGCTACGACGTACGGATGGAGCTGGCGGGCGACCTCGACCAGATCGCCGTGGGACTGGACGGCCGGACGCCGATCACCTCGGCCGAACCCCGGGGGCCGGGCGCGCCGGACAAGCCGTGGCCGGGCTTCCTGGAGCGGTTCGCCCCCGCGTACGAGGCCGAGCTGGCGGCCTTCGTCCGGGTGGCCCGGGGCGAGGCCGAGAACCCGTGCGACGGGCGGGAGGCGCTGGCGGCGCTGCGGATCGCGGAGGCGTGCGAGCGCTCCCGGCGGGAGCGGCGGCCGGTGCGGATCGAGGAGATCCCGGTGGACACGGAGCCCTCCGGCTGA
- a CDS encoding cytochrome P450 family protein has translation METIDIAELHGFDANPYAYFARWREQGPVHRLRDPFGTEFWLVLGYEDARAALTDPRLAKSPEALPDPPYEIHSIGPSLLESDPPDHTRLRRLIAREFTARRVEQLAPRIERITAELLDALPPTGRGDLIESLAFPLPITVICELLGVPTKDREVFRSWSSELITPTSEEAGRLALDALTPYLDTLVEAKRRDPSDDLLSALVATHDEDGDRLSVPELRGLAYLLLVAGHETTVQLIAGAVRALLVDPVRLTAVRADPSLLDAVIEETLRHEGPILTSAGRFTVAPVEIGGVTVPAGEIVVVGLGAASRDPARFPDPDTFDPARDTRGHLAFGHGIHFCIGAGLARLEARIALEALLNRLPALAADPEGGPPEWLPGLLLRGTRRLPVRW, from the coding sequence ATGGAGACCATCGACATCGCCGAGCTCCACGGTTTTGACGCCAACCCCTACGCGTACTTCGCCCGTTGGCGGGAACAGGGCCCCGTCCACCGGCTGCGCGACCCCTTCGGCACCGAATTCTGGCTGGTCCTCGGGTACGAGGACGCACGGGCCGCGCTCACCGACCCCCGGCTGGCCAAGTCGCCCGAGGCCCTGCCCGACCCGCCCTACGAGATCCACTCCATCGGGCCCAGCCTGCTGGAGAGCGACCCGCCCGACCACACCCGGCTGCGCAGACTCATCGCGCGGGAGTTCACCGCGCGCCGGGTGGAGCAGCTGGCGCCGCGCATCGAACGGATCACCGCGGAGCTGCTGGACGCGCTGCCGCCCACCGGGCGGGGCGATCTGATCGAGAGCCTGGCGTTTCCGCTGCCGATCACCGTCATCTGCGAACTGCTCGGGGTGCCGACGAAGGATCGCGAGGTCTTCCGGAGCTGGTCCTCCGAGCTGATCACGCCCACCTCGGAGGAGGCGGGGCGGCTGGCGCTGGACGCGCTGACCCCGTACCTCGACACCCTTGTCGAGGCCAAGCGCCGGGACCCCTCGGACGACCTGCTCTCCGCGCTGGTCGCCACCCATGACGAGGACGGCGACCGGCTGTCGGTGCCCGAGCTGCGGGGCCTCGCCTATCTGCTGCTGGTCGCGGGGCACGAGACCACCGTCCAGCTCATCGCCGGAGCGGTCCGGGCCCTGCTCGTGGACCCCGTGCGGCTGACCGCCGTACGGGCGGACCCCTCGCTGCTGGACGCGGTGATCGAGGAGACCCTGCGGCACGAGGGGCCGATCCTGACGTCGGCGGGCCGGTTCACCGTCGCCCCGGTGGAGATCGGGGGAGTCACCGTCCCCGCCGGGGAGATCGTGGTCGTGGGGCTCGGCGCGGCGAGCCGGGACCCGGCGCGCTTCCCCGACCCGGACACCTTCGACCCCGCCCGGGACACCCGGGGGCATCTGGCCTTCGGCCACGGCATCCACTTCTGCATCGGCGCCGGGCTGGCCCGGCTGGAGGCCAGGATCGCCCTGGAGGCGCTGCTGAACCGATTACCCGCGCTGGCCGCGGACCCGGAAGGCGGACCGCCGGAGTGGCTGCCGGGGCTGCTGCTGCGGGGCACCCGCCGCCTGCCCGTGCGCTGGTAG
- a CDS encoding response regulator transcription factor produces the protein MTVRLLVVDDDPLVRAGLALMLGGAEDLEIVGEGADGAEVQELVDRLAPDVVLMDIRMPAVDGLTATERLRARPGAPEVVVLTTFHADEQVLRALRAGAAGFVLKDTPPAEIVDAVRRVAAGDPVLSPAVTRQLMSHVVGTARDAAGDPRRRSALARLETLAGREREVALAVGRGQSNAEISASLYISVPTVKTHVSRVLAKLGLNNRVQIALLVHDAELLDDGA, from the coding sequence ATGACGGTCCGATTGCTTGTCGTCGACGACGATCCCCTGGTGCGCGCCGGTCTCGCCCTGATGCTCGGCGGGGCCGAGGACCTGGAGATCGTGGGGGAGGGCGCCGACGGCGCCGAGGTGCAGGAGCTGGTCGACCGGCTGGCGCCCGACGTGGTCCTGATGGACATCAGGATGCCCGCCGTGGACGGCCTCACCGCCACCGAGCGGCTGCGCGCCCGCCCGGGCGCCCCCGAGGTCGTGGTGCTCACCACCTTCCACGCCGATGAACAGGTGCTGCGCGCGCTGCGGGCCGGGGCGGCGGGCTTCGTCCTGAAGGACACCCCGCCCGCCGAGATCGTCGACGCCGTGCGCCGGGTCGCGGCGGGCGACCCCGTGCTCTCCCCGGCGGTGACCCGCCAGCTCATGTCCCATGTCGTCGGCACGGCACGGGACGCCGCGGGCGATCCGCGCCGCCGCTCGGCCCTCGCCCGGCTGGAGACGCTGGCCGGCCGGGAGCGCGAGGTGGCGCTCGCCGTCGGCCGGGGACAGTCCAACGCGGAGATCTCCGCGAGCCTCTATATAAGCGTGCCGACGGTCAAGACCCATGTCTCCCGCGTCCTCGCCAAGCTCGGTCTCAACAACCGGGTCCAGATCGCCCTGCTGGTGCACGACGCGGAGCTGCTTGACGACGGTGCGTAA